The Ziziphus jujuba cultivar Dongzao chromosome 7, ASM3175591v1 genome includes a region encoding these proteins:
- the LOC107423686 gene encoding cytochrome P450 78A9 — protein MKTDIESLWVFAIVSKCRAFSQESITCLALIIGLAWLAMTLTYWAHAGGPAWGKHKWRKSTHLFLTKLKSNTIPPIPGPRGLPLIGSMNLMASLAHRRIAAMAEACHAIRLMAFSLGETRVIVTCHPEVAKEILSSSAFANRPVKESAYRLMFDRAIGFAPYGLYWRTLRRIAATHLFCPKQIKASEAQRIQIAAQMVATFRDQAEEGLVCVRQVLKRASLNNIMCSVFGREYSLDSDSNGEVEQLRKLVDEGYELLGTLNWSDHLPWLADFDAQRIRFRCSQLVPQVNRFVTRIIKEHRAQNGDKTRDFVDVLLSLQGPDKLCDSDMNAVLWEMIFRGTDTVAVLIEWILARMVLHPDAQTRVHEELDKVVGRSRAVTDSDLSEMVYLTAVVKEVLRLHPPGPLLSWARLAITDTTIDGYHVPAGTTAMVNMFAISRDPDVWEAPLEFMPQRFVTQGQEKDMEFSVFGSDLRLAPFGSGRRTCPGKNLGLTTVTFWVAYLLHEFEWLPSHDNTVDLSEVLRLSCEMAHPLTVRLHPRRVNPISVNFPK, from the exons ATGAAAACAGACATTGAAAGCCTCTGGGTATTTGCCATCGTGTCCAAATGCAGAGCTTTCTCTCAAGAAAGCATTACGTGCCTGGCTTTGATCATAGGCCTCGCTTGGCTAGCCATGACCCTCACTTACTGGGCTCACGCAGGCGGTCCAGCCTGGGGAAAGCATAAATGGAGAAAAAGCACTCATTTAttcttaacaaaattaaaatcaaacacAATTCCTCCTATTCCTGGTCCCAGAGGTCTGCCTCTCATCGGAAGCATGAACCTGATGGCCTCTCTGGCACACCGCCGGATTGCCGCCATGGCCGAAGCTTGCCATGCCATCAGGCTCATGGCCTTTAGCCTCGGGGAAACCCGAGTTATCGTGACGTGTCACCCCGAGGTGGCGAAAGAAATTCTGAGCAGCTCCGCGTTCGCCAATCGTCCGGTGAAGGAATCAGCTTACAGACTGATGTTCGACAGAGCAATCGGGTTCGCTCCTTACGGGCTGTACTGGCGAACCCTGCGTAGAATAGCCGCCACCCACCTCTTCTGTCCCAAACAGATTAAGGCCTCCGAGGCTCAGAGGATTCAAATCGCTGCTCAAATGGTTGCCACGTTTCGAGACCAAGCGGAGGAGGGATTGGTGTGCGTTCGTCAAGTTCTGAAGCGAGCTTCCCTCAACAACATCATGTGCTCTGTTTTTGGACGAGAGTACAGCCTAGATTCTGACAGCAATGGGGAGGTCGAACAGCTAAGAAAGCTAGTCGATGAAGGTTACGAGCTGTTGGGTACTTTGAACTGGTCCGACCACCTTCCTTGGCTCGCTGATTTTGATGCTCAAAGAATCCGGTTCAGATGCTCTCAGCTCGTTCCTCAAGTGAATCGGTTCGTCACCCGAATCATCAAGGAACACCGTGCTCAAAACGGTGACAAAACCCGGGATTTCGTTGATGTTTTGCTATCCCTCCAAGGACCCGATAAGCTATGCGACTCCGATATGAACGCCGTGCTCTGG GAAATGATATTTAGAGGGACCGATACAGTCGCAGTACTGATCGAGTGGATCTTAGCGAGAATGGTGCTTCACCCTGATGCTCAAACAAGGGTCCACGAGGAGCTAGACAAGGTTGTAGGGAGATCACGAGCCGTGACAGACTCTGATCTATCTGAGATGGTGTATCTAACGGCTGTGGTGAAGGAAGTGCTGCGGCTACACCCACCTGGCCCGCTTCTCTCGTGGGCCCGCCTGGCCATCACTGATACAACCATTGATGGGTATCACGTGCCCGCGGGGACCACTGCAATGGTGAATATGTTTGCCATATCAAGGGACCCAGATGTGTGGGAGGCCCCACTGGAATTTATGCCTCAGAGGTTTGTTACTCAAGGCCAAGAGAAAGACATGGAGTTTTCCGTATTCGGTTCGGATCTCAGGCTCGCACCATTCGGGTCGGGAAGACGGACTTGTCCCGGCAAAAATCTCGGGCTCACTACCGTCACCTTTTGGGTCGCCTATCTCTTACACGAGTTTGAATGGCTACCGTCACATGACAATACCGTTGACTTATCTGAGGTATTAAGGCTGTCCTGCGAGATGGCCCATCCACTTACGGTCAGGTTGCATCCTAGGCGAGTTAACCCCATCTCAGTGAATtttcccaaataa